The following are from one region of the Rattus rattus isolate New Zealand chromosome 13, Rrattus_CSIRO_v1, whole genome shotgun sequence genome:
- the LOC116914866 gene encoding neutrophil antibiotic peptide NP-4-like translates to MRMLTLFTTLLLLALHTQGESPQGRAKVAPDQEQLVMEDQDISVFFGGDKGTALQDAAVKAGLTCYCRIGACVSGEQLSGSCGLNGRIYQLCCR, encoded by the exons ATGAGGATGCTCACTCTGTTCACCACCCTTCTCCTGCTGGCCCTCCACACCCAGGGGGAATCTCCCCAAGGAAGAGCTAAGGTGGCTCCAGACCAGGAGCAGCTGGTCATGGAGGACCAGGATATTTCCGTATTCTTTGGAGGGGATAAAGGCACTGCTCTCCAAGATGCAG CTGTGAAGGCAGGCTTGACCTGCTATTGCAGAATCGGAGCCTGTGTTTCTGGAGAACAGCTCTCTGGGTCATGTGGTCTCAATGGCCGCATCTACCAACTCTGTTGCCGCTGA
- the LOC116914387 gene encoding defensin alpha-like protein 1 yields MKTLVLLSALVLLALHVQAGPIREAEEEAKTEEQPADEDQGVYPLGSARRFCFLKFKLKKILGMLLQNIMQKFGMRRWEVRARC; encoded by the exons ATGAAGACTCTtgtcctcctctctgcccttgtCCTGCTGGCCTTGCATGTCCAGGCTGGTCCTATtcgagaggcagaggaagaggctaAAACTGAGGAGCAGCCAGCAGATGAGGACCAGGGTGTCTATCCTCTTGGAAGTGCCAGAagattctgctttttaaaatttaa GCTCAAGAAGATCCTTGGGATGCTCTTGCAGAATATCATGCAAAAGTTTGGAATGCGTCGCTGGGAGGTGCGTGCCAGGTGCTGA